Proteins encoded in a region of the Candidatus Methanoperedens sp. genome:
- a CDS encoding response regulator, producing MHWREKELLTAIKKGKLTTSEVVAKVNMSKVTALKYLEMLKEKNLVDFEEIGTAKIWFLKEEKGQNIKNIKTMKLLVADDDKNVITIIRDSFDPEQFEILEAVNGKEALGMVFAESPDMLILDIMMPDMDGYKVCEELKKHESTKKIPIIILSAKTSIEDKLTAMGLGVDDYIVKPFDPRELKARIKLRLKPVSID from the coding sequence ATGCACTGGCGTGAAAAGGAATTGCTTACTGCAATTAAAAAAGGAAAACTGACAACCAGCGAGGTAGTTGCCAAGGTCAATATGAGCAAAGTGACAGCCCTGAAATACCTTGAGATGCTTAAAGAAAAAAACCTGGTAGATTTCGAAGAGATAGGGACTGCGAAAATCTGGTTTTTGAAAGAAGAAAAAGGTCAAAATATAAAGAATATCAAAACGATGAAATTACTGGTCGCTGATGATGACAAGAATGTAATAACCATTATCAGGGATTCGTTCGACCCCGAACAATTCGAGATTTTGGAAGCCGTGAATGGAAAGGAAGCTCTTGGGATGGTATTCGCAGAATCGCCTGATATGCTTATCCTTGACATTATGATGCCCGACATGGATGGATATAAGGTATGCGAGGAGCTTAAGAAACACGAATCCACAAAAAAGATTCCTATTATAATATTGTCCGCCAAAACCAGTATAGAGGATAAGCTCACAGCAATGGGCCTGGGTGTAGATGATTATATCGTAAAGCCTTTTGACCCCAGAGAATTAAAAGCAAGGATCAAACTCAGGTTGAAACCCGTAAGCATTGATTGA
- the priL gene encoding DNA primase regulatory subunit PriL: MDVFDFANFPFINGALKYVENLDFKLDELFSDRAFEQIRERGKGRVLESIGDGILKPLCTDRISAEKELLSYPVARILVSCINDAYLIRRYALAEAKSSYGQVKKLPHASLKEFALDFDIDAGIDERGYLVYFTHYIRYASSIHEHEWKLINRKMNRGWVHLTKEELSRILEEAIKKRIESSLPLDVPPGICAALEIYLADIRNNLSVRKSEFSIEEFKEIMPDCFPPCIMHALSNVKAGMNLAHSMRFALTSFLLNVGMNTEGIMEMFKVSPDFDEERTRYQVMHIHGATGTAYKSPSCATMTTYGNCFGREPLCDRISHPLSYYRRKAWILKKKADNSRKNNDKD; encoded by the coding sequence ATGGATGTTTTTGATTTTGCAAATTTTCCTTTTATTAATGGCGCTCTAAAATATGTAGAAAACCTGGATTTCAAACTCGATGAGCTTTTTTCAGACAGGGCCTTCGAGCAAATAAGGGAGCGGGGGAAAGGTCGCGTGCTTGAATCTATCGGAGATGGCATACTCAAACCTCTGTGCACCGATCGGATAAGTGCGGAAAAAGAACTATTATCTTATCCTGTTGCCAGGATACTCGTTTCTTGCATCAATGACGCGTATCTTATTCGGAGATATGCGCTTGCAGAAGCGAAATCTTCGTATGGGCAGGTAAAGAAACTGCCACATGCATCCCTTAAAGAGTTTGCCCTGGATTTCGATATCGATGCTGGGATCGATGAGAGAGGATACCTGGTGTATTTTACCCACTATATCAGGTATGCCAGTTCCATTCACGAACATGAATGGAAGCTGATAAACAGGAAAATGAATCGAGGGTGGGTACATCTCACGAAGGAAGAGCTCTCGAGGATTCTGGAAGAAGCCATAAAAAAAAGGATAGAATCAAGCCTGCCGCTCGATGTTCCACCAGGGATTTGTGCGGCTCTTGAGATTTACCTCGCTGATATCCGCAATAACCTTAGCGTGCGCAAATCAGAGTTCAGCATAGAAGAATTTAAAGAGATAATGCCCGACTGCTTTCCTCCATGCATTATGCATGCCCTGTCAAATGTGAAGGCAGGAATGAACCTGGCTCATTCGATGCGTTTTGCGCTCACCTCTTTTCTGCTGAACGTGGGAATGAACACCGAAGGCATCATGGAAATGTTCAAAGTCTCACCCGATTTTGATGAGGAACGCACAAGGTACCAGGTGATGCATATCCACGGAGCCACCGGTACAGCTTACAAATCCCCGTCGTGTGCGACCATGACAACATACGGGAATTGTTTTGGCAGGGAGCCGCTGTGCGATCGGATCTCGCATCCGCTTTCCTATTACCGGAGAAAAGCGTGGATCCTGAAAAAAAAAGCTGACAATTCAAGAAAAAATAATGATAAGGATTAA
- a CDS encoding MoaD/ThiS family protein — protein sequence MKVDVKILSGGVKERTLEVHGDTTYEEMLLSLQINPELVIVFRKGDPVPLDERVTPDSVEILRVVTGG from the coding sequence TTGAAGGTAGATGTAAAAATCCTATCAGGTGGTGTCAAGGAAAGAACCCTGGAAGTTCATGGAGATACCACTTATGAAGAAATGCTCTTGTCCCTTCAGATAAACCCTGAACTGGTTATTGTATTCCGAAAAGGTGATCCAGTACCTCTTGATGAGAGAGTGACGCCCGATAGCGTAGAAATACTCAGAGTAGTGACAGGTGGATGA
- a CDS encoding DUF58 domain-containing protein, which translates to MIDTSFFKELDRFSFMVRKRVSTAYSGSRRSILRGRGMEPVSYREYTQGDDFKIIDWKVYGRTEKLYVKEFEEEKSLTTHILLDTSKSMDFRNKFDYAAMLALGFAYLVTKDNEKFGVSTFAEEINITKPKRGRRYLSQTIDLLNNTVLVGKTRFDYCMEKYAAIIKSRSLVFIISDFMTDINAIKSAIFRLGDNELVLIQVLDPVEKSLNLGGEAKLIDLETDKKIDIYTSPRLRAEYEKLLGDHIAGIKETCLAVGADFHTVTTDRPVFDAIFEVINQRQVKKVGKR; encoded by the coding sequence ATGATTGACACTTCGTTTTTCAAGGAGCTTGACCGCTTCTCATTCATGGTGCGAAAACGCGTATCCACAGCCTACAGCGGGAGCAGGCGTTCCATATTGAGAGGGAGGGGCATGGAGCCTGTGAGCTACCGCGAATACACGCAGGGAGACGATTTTAAGATAATCGACTGGAAAGTGTACGGGCGCACCGAGAAGCTCTATGTCAAGGAATTCGAAGAAGAAAAGAGCCTGACAACGCATATACTGCTTGATACAAGCAAGAGCATGGATTTTCGAAACAAGTTCGATTACGCTGCAATGCTCGCCCTGGGGTTTGCCTATCTTGTAACCAAAGATAACGAGAAGTTCGGGGTATCCACATTCGCAGAAGAGATCAATATCACAAAACCCAAGCGAGGAAGGAGATACCTCTCCCAGACAATCGACCTCCTTAACAACACGGTGCTTGTGGGAAAAACTCGGTTTGATTACTGCATGGAAAAGTACGCCGCTATTATAAAGTCAAGATCGCTTGTTTTCATCATATCCGATTTCATGACCGATATCAATGCTATCAAGAGCGCGATATTCAGGCTCGGTGACAATGAGCTTGTTTTGATCCAGGTGCTTGACCCTGTGGAGAAAAGTCTCAACCTCGGAGGCGAGGCAAAATTAATCGACCTTGAAACAGACAAAAAAATTGATATTTATACAAGTCCCCGCCTTCGCGCAGAATATGAAAAGCTGCTCGGTGACCACATCGCAGGAATAAAAGAGACCTGCCTCGCAGTCGGGGCGGATTTCCATACCGTAACCACGGATAGACCTGTATTCGACGCCATATTCGAAGTTATAAACCAGAGACAGGTAAAGAAGGTAGGAAAGAGGTAG
- a CDS encoding MEDS domain-containing protein codes for MTESRNYKSRLFNELEKLSSHDHLCLIYESLEEQKATALSFIRIGLDRDEKCLYIADDNTAAAVLEAMRTEGIDTDSAIRSKALAVVTKRESYLRNGYFDPDLMIQFLREQVSSTKAAGFKALRIAGEMTWALGSEMGADRLMEYEAKLNHLFSDNDIVAICQYNRNRFTPEIILDVIRTHPTIIYGSMIFDNSYYIPPDEFLKPKEQQISDEVKRLLNNVQDRQKAEEELRRAQEELEIRVEERTKELGEANEALRTEIKERRKIEEALQASENTYRTLLENLPQKIFYKDVHSIYLSCNENYARDLKIRPYEIAGKTDYDFHTRDLAEKYIADDKRIIESGKTEEIEEKYILDGKEHFINTVKTPVIDENGNMAGILGIFWDVTDRKRAEEERERLIEGILDQQQHAENLALLLKKERDTLNVIMENTATQLAYLDPKFNFIRVNSAFARGSGHSKEELIGHNHFEFFPNPENRAIFEKVRDTGNEMEFKAKPFEFIDQPWRGVTYWDWTLTPIKDNSGYIDRMVLSLTDVTERIEMEQVIQEALKYAESIVDSIQEPFLILDKNLHIKTANHEFYKTFKVSIEETNNKLIYDLGNGQWDIPKLRELLEEIIPENNQFIDFEVEHEFPLIGRKTMVLNARRIYRDTIDKQMILLVIEDITERKKMDELRIENERLISASKARSEFLTIMSHELRTPLTSVIGYSILLKEMGHGKLNMKQMAYVDSIHASSNHLLSLINSMLDLAKLEAGKLEMVTEDISAKDAIIEILDLFKEKAASRKIVLEKEFESHLVIKSDRQKFKQIIFNLLSNALKFSKEEGGTIRLSTKKDGDMVRISVSDTGIGIKKEDMTRLFQKFEQLDKGLSRKYDGTGLGLAITKQLVEMQGGKITAESEYGKGSTFTFTIPVSGEK; via the coding sequence ATGACCGAATCAAGAAACTATAAATCCAGGCTTTTCAATGAACTGGAAAAACTTTCTTCACATGACCATCTTTGCCTGATTTATGAATCCCTTGAAGAACAGAAAGCGACAGCGTTATCATTCATAAGAATCGGGTTGGATCGGGATGAGAAATGCCTATACATAGCGGATGATAACACCGCTGCTGCTGTTCTTGAGGCCATGCGTACCGAAGGCATTGATACAGATTCAGCCATCAGGTCGAAAGCCTTAGCGGTCGTTACCAAGCGCGAATCGTATCTTAGGAACGGGTATTTTGATCCTGATCTAATGATACAGTTCCTCAGGGAACAAGTAAGTTCAACAAAGGCAGCGGGCTTCAAAGCACTTCGGATCGCCGGGGAAATGACATGGGCACTTGGGAGCGAGATGGGCGCTGACCGGCTGATGGAATATGAGGCAAAATTGAACCATTTATTTTCCGATAACGACATCGTTGCAATCTGCCAGTATAACAGGAACCGTTTTACACCCGAAATTATCCTTGATGTGATCCGTACCCATCCAACTATAATATACGGATCAATGATCTTTGATAATTCATATTACATTCCGCCTGATGAATTCTTAAAACCAAAAGAGCAACAGATCTCTGATGAAGTAAAAAGGCTGCTGAATAATGTCCAGGATCGCCAGAAAGCAGAAGAGGAGCTGCGCAGGGCTCAGGAAGAATTGGAAATACGGGTGGAGGAAAGAACAAAAGAACTGGGGGAGGCCAATGAAGCATTACGGACTGAGATAAAGGAGCGCAGAAAAATCGAGGAGGCGCTTCAGGCAAGTGAGAACACGTACAGAACGCTGCTTGAAAATCTTCCACAAAAAATATTTTATAAAGACGTTCATTCAATTTATTTGTCGTGCAACGAGAACTACGCACGCGATTTAAAGATCAGACCGTATGAGATTGCCGGGAAGACGGATTATGACTTTCACACCAGGGATCTGGCTGAAAAATACATAGCGGACGACAAACGAATTATTGAGTCGGGTAAGACAGAAGAAATAGAAGAGAAATATATTCTGGATGGAAAGGAACATTTTATTAATACGGTAAAAACGCCTGTCATAGATGAGAATGGGAATATGGCAGGTATACTTGGCATTTTCTGGGATGTAACTGATCGGAAGCGGGCTGAAGAAGAACGGGAGCGTCTGATCGAGGGGATACTTGATCAGCAGCAGCATGCGGAGAATCTGGCCCTATTGCTGAAGAAGGAAAGGGATACGCTCAACGTAATCATGGAGAATACCGCTACCCAGCTTGCCTACCTTGACCCGAAATTCAATTTCATAAGGGTAAACTCAGCCTTTGCAAGGGGCTCTGGTCACAGCAAGGAAGAGTTGATAGGGCATAACCATTTTGAGTTTTTTCCAAATCCGGAAAATAGGGCGATATTTGAAAAAGTGAGAGATACTGGAAATGAAATGGAGTTCAAAGCAAAGCCCTTCGAGTTCATTGACCAGCCCTGGCGGGGCGTTACATATTGGGACTGGACACTTACACCCATTAAGGATAATTCCGGATATATAGACAGGATGGTGCTGTCTCTTACTGATGTGACCGAACGTATCGAGATGGAGCAAGTCATACAGGAGGCTCTAAAATACGCGGAGAGCATCGTGGATTCAATACAGGAGCCATTCTTGATCCTGGATAAGAACCTGCATATAAAGACAGCAAATCATGAATTTTATAAAACCTTCAAGGTCTCGATAGAAGAGACGAACAATAAATTGATCTACGACCTCGGGAACGGCCAATGGGATATTCCAAAGCTCAGAGAACTTCTTGAAGAAATTATCCCGGAGAACAATCAGTTCATAGATTTTGAGGTTGAGCACGAATTCCCCCTCATAGGGCGAAAGACAATGGTGCTCAACGCCCGGCGGATCTACAGGGATACCATCGATAAGCAGATGATCCTTCTTGTCATCGAGGATATCACAGAGCGCAAAAAAATGGATGAATTACGCATTGAAAATGAACGTCTGATAAGTGCAAGCAAGGCAAGGTCTGAGTTTTTGACCATTATGAGCCATGAGCTCAGGACACCTCTGACTTCAGTAATCGGGTATTCAATACTTCTAAAGGAAATGGGTCACGGTAAATTGAATATGAAGCAGATGGCCTATGTAGACAGTATTCATGCAAGCAGCAATCACCTGCTTTCCCTTATCAACAGCATGCTTGACCTTGCAAAATTGGAAGCAGGAAAGCTGGAAATGGTAACAGAAGACATATCTGCAAAGGATGCCATAATCGAGATTCTCGATCTTTTCAAAGAAAAAGCTGCAAGCCGTAAGATAGTCCTGGAAAAAGAATTTGAAAGCCATCTTGTGATAAAATCAGACAGACAGAAATTCAAGCAGATAATCTTTAACCTGCTCAGCAACGCTTTGAAATTCAGCAAGGAGGAGGGAGGAACTATTAGGCTATCGACGAAGAAAGATGGGGATATGGTCAGAATTTCAGTTTCTGATACGGGCATAGGAATAAAGAAGGAAGATATGACCAGGCTTTTCCAGAAGTTCGAGCAGCTTGATAAAGGATTATCTCGAAAATATGATGGGACAGGTCTTGGACTTGCTATCACAAAGCAGCTCGTTGAGATGCAGGGGGGGAAAATCACTGCCGAGAGCGAGTACGGAAAGGGCAGTACATTTACCTTTACGATACCCGTATCAGGGGAGAAATAA
- a CDS encoding NAD(P)/FAD-dependent oxidoreductase — MKNKYDIIVVGAGPAGSITAKTCAEGGLDVLLIEKRQEIGDPVRCAEGVGKDALKKHIEPDKRWIAAEVKGSRIISPDGTQILMSGDAAMKDVGYTLERKVFDRVLAQKAAMAGVEVMVKTRATGLLRNNGNVSGIKAMYMGETREITASIVIGADGVESKVGRWGGIDTSLRPVDIETCAQFLVSNLDPGEYSEFYLGERYSPSGYVWVFPKGGYTANVGIGILGSKSGSIRAISHLQKFIDTFIPHGKIVEMVVGGVPVSGPIKQTVANGLILVGDAARQSDPLTGGGIINAMDAGKMAGEVCIKAREKGDYSVKTLKEYEDRWRATIGKELSKSLLVKNMVLKLTDEQLNQLAHSLDGMDVSTMELSKLLYVLFKKNPKLLWELRTLFN, encoded by the coding sequence ATGAAGAATAAGTACGATATTATTGTCGTGGGGGCAGGGCCGGCGGGATCGATAACAGCAAAAACCTGCGCAGAGGGAGGACTTGATGTCCTGCTCATTGAAAAAAGGCAGGAGATAGGGGATCCCGTCAGGTGTGCGGAAGGCGTGGGCAAGGATGCTCTGAAGAAACATATCGAACCCGATAAAAGATGGATAGCTGCCGAGGTGAAGGGCTCAAGGATAATATCTCCCGACGGAACGCAGATACTCATGTCAGGGGATGCTGCAATGAAAGATGTGGGTTATACACTTGAAAGAAAAGTTTTCGACCGTGTCCTTGCCCAGAAAGCTGCCATGGCAGGTGTTGAGGTCATGGTGAAGACGAGGGCAACAGGATTGTTAAGGAACAATGGGAATGTTTCTGGCATAAAAGCCATGTACATGGGTGAAACGCGTGAGATAACGGCCAGTATAGTAATAGGTGCGGACGGCGTTGAATCCAAAGTCGGGCGGTGGGGCGGGATAGATACTTCATTGAGACCTGTGGATATTGAGACATGCGCGCAATTTCTTGTCTCGAACCTGGACCCGGGTGAGTACAGTGAGTTCTATTTAGGGGAAAGATATTCTCCATCGGGTTATGTCTGGGTATTCCCCAAAGGCGGATATACCGCGAATGTTGGCATCGGGATACTTGGAAGCAAATCAGGAAGTATCAGGGCTATTTCGCATCTCCAGAAATTCATAGATACTTTCATACCGCATGGAAAAATAGTTGAAATGGTCGTGGGCGGCGTTCCTGTCAGCGGTCCGATAAAACAGACAGTTGCAAACGGTCTTATCCTTGTTGGCGATGCCGCAAGACAGTCCGACCCCCTGACGGGCGGCGGGATCATCAATGCAATGGATGCAGGAAAGATGGCGGGTGAAGTCTGCATCAAAGCAAGGGAAAAGGGAGATTATTCTGTCAAGACATTAAAAGAATACGAAGATAGATGGCGCGCAACCATTGGAAAAGAGTTGAGTAAATCCCTGCTTGTCAAAAACATGGTGCTCAAACTCACCGATGAGCAGCTGAATCAGCTTGCGCACTCTCTTGACGGGATGGATGTGAGCACAATGGAACTATCGAAATTGCTGTATGTGCTGTTCAAAAAGAACCCAAAACTGCTCTGGGAACTCAGAACGTTATTCAATTGA
- a CDS encoding DNA polymerase sliding clamp yields MFKAVIGAEKLKDAIESISTLVDEAKFRLNPDGISVRAVDPANVAMVSLDIAKDAFDSFEATEGELGIDLTKLNGIMEMAEKGDNIELELDETAHKLILRMRGLSYTMSLLDPSSIRKEPKVPALDLPGRIVIRGEDLKRAVKAAEKVSDYMSMGIMGDTFFMEADGDTDNVRLEMTKDQLIEIKPGDAKSLFSLDYLSDMSKILGKASEITIDIGKDYPLKIRFKIAEGHGDVSYMLAPRVESE; encoded by the coding sequence ATGTTTAAGGCGGTAATAGGCGCAGAAAAATTAAAGGATGCGATTGAATCGATATCAACACTTGTAGATGAAGCTAAATTCAGACTCAACCCGGACGGGATATCAGTAAGGGCCGTTGACCCTGCGAACGTTGCCATGGTAAGTCTTGATATTGCAAAAGATGCCTTTGACTCTTTTGAAGCTACGGAAGGGGAGCTCGGTATCGACCTGACAAAATTGAACGGTATAATGGAGATGGCAGAAAAGGGTGACAATATCGAACTTGAGCTGGATGAGACGGCTCATAAACTCATCCTTCGCATGCGCGGGCTTTCCTATACAATGTCACTGCTTGATCCTTCTTCTATCAGGAAGGAGCCAAAGGTGCCAGCTCTTGATCTCCCCGGCCGCATCGTGATCAGAGGGGAAGACCTGAAACGGGCGGTAAAAGCTGCTGAGAAAGTTAGCGATTATATGTCCATGGGGATAATGGGTGATACCTTTTTCATGGAAGCAGATGGGGATACAGATAACGTTCGTCTTGAGATGACAAAAGACCAGTTAATAGAAATTAAACCAGGAGATGCAAAATCCTTATTCTCACTTGATTATCTCTCTGATATGAGCAAGATACTTGGTAAAGCCAGCGAGATCACTATTGACATAGGAAAGGATTACCCTCTTAAGATCAGATTCAAGATCGCAGAAGGTCATGGTGACGTCAGTTATATGCTCGCTCCGAGGGTTGAATCTGAGTAG
- a CDS encoding MoxR family ATPase, with amino-acid sequence MSDETYKSSKGVFKELLDEIGKVIVGQHEAVEHILIAILCNSHALVESNPGLAKTLTISTISKALDLKFSRIQCTPDLMPSDITGTTIIEDVGGKKQYRFEAGPVFANIVLADEINRASPKTQSALLEAMQEKQVTIGNKTYPLDKPFFILATQNPIEMEGTYPLPEAQLDRFLLKILMDYPTVEDENEIVNRYTKNITPSVRQVVSKNELLELQKLTRDVPIAEDIKKRAINIVFATRAKSEHIEYGASPRASIGIILAAKARALMRGRNYVSTEDIDTMAYPVLRHRVILTFESERKGMTTDQVISDLLKNVK; translated from the coding sequence ATGAGTGACGAGACATATAAAAGCTCAAAAGGCGTTTTCAAGGAACTTCTTGATGAAATCGGGAAGGTAATTGTAGGGCAGCATGAAGCTGTTGAACATATATTGATAGCTATTCTCTGCAACAGCCACGCGCTTGTGGAGAGTAACCCCGGGCTTGCAAAAACCCTTACCATAAGCACCATATCAAAAGCACTTGACCTGAAATTCAGCAGGATACAGTGCACGCCCGATCTTATGCCTTCTGACATCACAGGCACAACCATTATAGAGGATGTGGGCGGGAAGAAACAGTACCGTTTTGAAGCCGGGCCTGTTTTTGCAAACATCGTACTCGCAGATGAGATTAACAGGGCCTCGCCCAAGACGCAGAGTGCTCTCCTTGAGGCAATGCAGGAAAAACAGGTAACAATTGGCAATAAAACATATCCCCTTGATAAGCCGTTTTTTATCCTTGCAACCCAGAACCCGATTGAAATGGAGGGTACGTATCCATTGCCAGAGGCGCAGCTTGACAGGTTTTTGCTTAAAATTTTAATGGATTATCCCACGGTTGAAGATGAGAACGAAATTGTTAACAGATATACGAAAAATATCACTCCATCGGTAAGACAGGTGGTTTCGAAGAACGAGTTGCTTGAACTGCAGAAACTCACAAGGGATGTTCCCATAGCAGAGGATATCAAGAAAAGAGCCATTAACATCGTGTTTGCAACGCGGGCAAAAAGCGAGCATATCGAATACGGAGCCTCGCCGCGAGCTTCCATCGGCATTATCCTTGCTGCAAAGGCAAGGGCGCTCATGAGAGGCAGGAATTATGTGAGTACTGAAGATATTGATACAATGGCATATCCGGTTCTGCGTCACCGGGTTATCCTCACATTTGAGTCAGAACGCAAGGGCATGACCACAGACCAGGTGATTTCTGATCTTCTGAAAAATGTGAAATAA
- a CDS encoding DUF362 domain-containing protein: MNEIIFKDAKVTKPEDNQPEQVKKIFSRISPVKKGDIVAIKIHPGEYGNTTHVRPVVVRTVVDLVIEAGGIPFVTDTTTLYRGMKLNAADLIKGAAMNGFTHASMNAPIIVADGLRGGDGKKIQIDGDALDSITIAGAIAEADSMIVISHGKGHPASGFGGAMKHLGMGCLDRAGKIRVHEVGKPSIDPEKCIQCGDCVEVCPWGAITPPEIDQSKCCGELSCAEACQQEAIIPPPDAGEKMQKRLGEAAFGPIKALKGRIGYINWVYDITPGCDCFNFSGERFVEDIGILAGKDPVALDSATIDLINQRMEKNGQSINTVWGVDPWIHIEAAEKIGCGSRKYKLIK, from the coding sequence TTGAATGAAATAATATTCAAGGATGCTAAGGTAACAAAGCCAGAAGATAATCAGCCAGAACAGGTTAAAAAAATATTCTCTCGTATTTCCCCTGTGAAAAAGGGGGATATCGTTGCAATAAAAATACATCCCGGGGAGTATGGTAACACCACCCACGTGAGACCTGTAGTTGTAAGAACCGTGGTCGACCTTGTCATTGAGGCCGGCGGGATACCTTTTGTTACAGACACAACAACGCTGTACAGGGGCATGAAGCTAAATGCTGCAGACTTGATAAAGGGCGCTGCCATGAACGGTTTTACCCATGCCAGTATGAACGCGCCCATTATTGTCGCCGATGGGTTAAGAGGCGGGGATGGGAAAAAGATACAGATCGATGGGGATGCGCTTGACAGCATCACCATTGCCGGGGCTATAGCGGAGGCGGATTCAATGATCGTGATATCGCATGGAAAGGGACACCCGGCTTCCGGATTCGGCGGGGCAATGAAACATCTTGGCATGGGATGCCTTGACCGAGCTGGAAAGATAAGGGTACATGAGGTGGGAAAACCTTCGATCGACCCTGAAAAATGCATCCAGTGTGGCGACTGCGTGGAGGTATGCCCCTGGGGTGCCATAACGCCTCCTGAGATTGACCAGTCAAAATGTTGCGGTGAGTTGTCATGCGCCGAAGCCTGCCAGCAGGAAGCGATCATTCCGCCCCCGGATGCCGGCGAAAAGATGCAGAAAAGATTGGGCGAAGCCGCATTTGGCCCTATTAAAGCCCTTAAAGGCAGGATCGGGTATATTAACTGGGTTTACGACATCACTCCTGGATGTGATTGCTTTAATTTTTCAGGTGAGCGGTTCGTTGAAGATATAGGGATACTTGCCGGAAAAGATCCTGTGGCATTGGATTCCGCAACGATCGATCTTATTAACCAAAGGATGGAGAAAAATGGTCAATCGATAAATACCGTGTGGGGCGTGGATCCCTGGATACATATCGAGGCCGCAGAAAAAATAGGATGCGGGAGCAGGAAGTACAAACTTATCAAATAG
- a CDS encoding right-handed parallel beta-helix repeat-containing protein has translation MISNKIVLCILMILLGIGAASADTLNVGQGQTYPTIQSAIDSAKTGDVISVGEGTFSENLVIKKNGISITGKNGEKTIIDGRKIGSGIKIDGSNNVRISGLTVQNSGGSGQDDAGISLYRANNNVVINTILINNAVGISIYSGSNNNTVSGNEISSNGNYGIFIFSSNDNNIYNNNIQGNKKFGLYADSARTNHIYSNNFIDDQAYDNSGLNSWDGDKSGNYWSTYKKGSGPNLIPGGAKAQDNYPLSGAVTIKTEEVPASPEKSVANAETKKSTPGFSGIAVLVSVIILVLTGRKTR, from the coding sequence ATGATATCAAATAAAATCGTGTTGTGTATCTTAATGATACTCCTTGGCATCGGAGCCGCAAGCGCGGACACTCTAAACGTTGGGCAGGGACAGACCTATCCTACGATCCAGTCAGCAATAGATTCAGCAAAAACTGGCGATGTGATCTCGGTAGGAGAAGGAACATTCTCTGAGAACCTTGTTATAAAAAAGAACGGTATATCGATCACAGGGAAGAACGGGGAAAAAACAATTATCGATGGCAGGAAAATCGGCAGCGGCATCAAGATAGATGGTTCAAATAACGTCAGGATCAGCGGGTTGACAGTGCAGAACAGCGGTGGAAGCGGACAGGACGATGCTGGAATAAGTCTTTACAGGGCGAATAATAATGTTGTAATAAATACAATTCTTATAAACAATGCGGTAGGTATTTCGATATATTCTGGAAGCAATAATAATACAGTGTCGGGCAATGAGATATCATCAAATGGTAATTATGGTATTTTCATATTCTCATCCAATGATAATAACATATACAACAATAACATCCAGGGAAACAAAAAATTCGGGCTATATGCAGATTCAGCGCGCACAAACCACATATATTCCAATAATTTTATAGACGATCAGGCGTATGATAACAGCGGATTAAATTCATGGGATGGGGACAAATCAGGCAATTACTGGAGCACATACAAGAAAGGAAGCGGTCCAAACCTTATACCAGGCGGGGCAAAAGCACAGGATAATTACCCACTCTCAGGTGCGGTTACAATAAAAACGGAGGAAGTTCCTGCATCTCCTGAAAAATCTGTAGCTAATGCGGAAACTAAAAAATCCACGCCTGGATTTTCAGGCATTGCAGTTCTGGTCTCCGTTATCATTCTGGTCTTAACGGGCAGGAAAACAAGATGA
- a CDS encoding 4Fe-4S binding protein produces the protein MSVNVNRYKCGYCGACVGVCPVGALELVETWIEVDNTCTSCGVCAKICPVGALSVVK, from the coding sequence ATGAGCGTTAATGTAAATCGTTATAAATGCGGATATTGCGGCGCCTGCGTGGGGGTGTGCCCGGTGGGTGCGCTTGAGCTGGTGGAGACGTGGATTGAAGTGGATAATACCTGCACCAGCTGCGGGGTATGTGCAAAGATATGTCCAGTGGGTGCCCTGTCGGTGGTCAAATGA